A region of the Agromyces sp. CF514 genome:
CGCTCGCCGCGCGCGAGGAGCGCCCGGCGATCCTCATGCTCACCGCGGCCAGGCGGCTCGGCGACAAGGTCGGCGGCTTCGAGCTCGGCGCCGACGACTACCTCGCCAAGCCGTTCGAGTTCCCTGAGCTCGTGGCCAGGGTGCGGGCACTCGGCCGCCGGAGGTTCACGGCGCTTCCGCCGCGCCTCGAGGGCGCCGGGGTCACGCTCGATCCCTTCCGTCGCGAGGTGTACCGCGACGGCCGTTTCGTGCGGCTCAGCCGCAAGGAGTTCTCGGTGCTCGAGGTGCTCATGCGCGCCGCAGGAGGCGTCGTCAGCGCCGAGACCCTGCTCGAG
Encoded here:
- a CDS encoding response regulator transcription factor, with product MRVLIVEDEPYLAEAVRAGLALEAIAADLAPDGEAALFAVDVNDYDVILLDRDLPGVHGDEVCRTLAAREERPAILMLTAARRLGDKVGGFELGADDYLAKPFEFPELVARVRALGRRRFTALPPRLEGAGVTLDPFRREVYRDGRFVRLSRKEFSVLEVLMRAAGGVVSAETLLEKAWDENANPFTNSVKMTISTLRRKLGEPWMIRTDPGAGYAIDVPRG